CCACGCAACGCGGGGAACTCGAGCGGGCTGTCGTCGAGGTGCTCTGGGCGGCCGACGAACCACTGACCGCCCGGGCGGTCGCCGATCACCTGGCCGGCCGCGATCTGGCGGTCACCACGGTGCTGACCGTGCTGTCCCGGCTGGAGGGCAAGGGCGTCGTCGAACGGATCCGCGACGGACGCGCCCACACCTATCGCGCCGTCTCGAGCCGCGAGGAACACACCGCTACGCTCATGCAACAGGTCCTGGACACCGCGGGCGACCGCAGTGCCGCGCTGGCCCGCTTCGTCGGTGGCGTCTCGGCCAGTGACGCCGAGGCCCTGCGGCAGGCGCTGGAAGGCCGGTAGCGGCTCGATGGGGGCCGTCGCGGTGGGACCTGCGGACCGGTGCTGACGACCGCCGGCATCGCGGTCGGGTACGTGGTCGCCGGGCTGCTGCTGGCCGGGCCGGTCAGCTTCCTGCTCGCCCGGGCCGGCTGGCCCGCCCGCGCCCCCGGCCCCGCCCTGCTGCTCTGGCAGGCGGTCTGCCTGGCCGCCGGCTTCTCCGTCGTCGGCGGTCTCGTCCTGCTGTCCGTCGCCCCGGCCGGTCACACGCTGACCGAGGCCATCCCGACCTGGTTCGGGTCGCTGTTCGCGGGCGAGTTGCGGCTGCCGTGGTGGCGCTGGGTCTGCGGTGCGCTGGCCGCGGCGATCAGCGCGGTCCTGCTGGCCAACCTGGCCTGGACCACGGTGCTCACCGTCCGCCGCCGACGGGCCCACCGCCGGCTGGTCGACCTGCTCACCACGCCCCGCTCGGTGGCCCGCAGCGAACGGCCGGCCGTCGTGCACGTGCTCGAGTCGGCCACCGCGGTCGCCTACACCGTGCCCGGCTGGCATCCGCGGGTCGTCGTCTCGGCCGGCCTGCTCGACCTGCTGCGCCCGGACGAGCTGACCGCCGTCGTCGAACACGAACGCGCCCACCTGGCCGCCCGCCACGACCTGCTGACCCTGCCCTTCCAGGCCTGGGCGTCCGCGCTCGGTGCCGTCCCCGGGGTCCGCGCGGCCGCCCGGTCGGTGGCCGAGCTGGTCGAGATGCTCGCCGACGACGTCGCCGCCGGAGTGACCGGACGCAGCGCGGTCGCCGCCGCCGTCGCCCGGGTGGCGCTCTCGCCCGGGGTGGTGGCCGAGACCGGCCCCGTCGACGGCCGCCCGTCCGGTGCGGTCCCACGGCCCGGCCCGGGTGCGGTGTCCGCCGACCCGTCGGGCCCGTCCGCCGCCACCCGCGTCCGCCGGCAGCTGGCCCCCCGCTCGCTCCCGACGGGGGCCGTCGTCGGGGTGCTGCTGGCCGCGTTCGCCCTGCTGTGCCTGCCGGCCAGCCTGCTGCTGATCGCCTGGGTCTGAGGCCGTTCCCCGGTCGGGTAGCGTTCCGGGCGTCGATGGTCCACGGATCCGACGGCCCGCACTGCGGTCCGGCCGGCCCCGTGGGACACCAGGGAACCCGGTGCGAATCCGGGACTGCCCCGCAGCGGTGACCGGGAACCACCACCGTCACGTCGCTCCGGCTCCGGCCGCGGCGACGTCCAGCACTGGAGTCCGCCCAGGCGGCCCGGGAAGCGACGGTCAGTAGGACACCGGGTGAGCGTCCGCGCTCCCCGGCCCGCCCGGAAGTCCGAAGACCTGCCATCGATGCACCGGCCACCGGCCGGTGGCGTTCGGGACCGCGAGGGACGGTCGCGGGCGAGCCGGCGACCCCGCCGGGCCCGACGCGCCCACGCCGTCCGGGCTGACGGGACCCGTCCGGTCGTCTGCTGGTACCGAGCCGCCCGCCGGATCAGCAGGAGACGCACCACGATGACCGCAGCCACCGCCCAGCCCGTCGACGGCCGTCGACCGCGCCACCCCCGGCGGGCCCTGCGGGCAACCGCACCGCTCGCCACCCTGGCCGCCGCGGCCCTGCTGCTGTCCGCCTGCGGCTCGGGGAATCCAGCCGCCCCCGCGTCCACGGTCACCACCGATGCCCAGGCCAGCACCCCGGCGTCGGGCGCCGGACTCGACGCCGACGGCTGCATCACCGACTACCAGCCCGGCACGGACTACTACCCGGTGAAGTCGACCCTCGAGCACGCCAAGAACTTCACGATCGAGTACCACGACTCGTACCAGGTGCTGACGGTGCAGCAGCCGACCCAGGGCGGTAGCCCGGTGTCGTACGTGCTGGTGCACTGCGGTGCGCCGACCCCCGAGCTGTCCGGCGCGCTGACCGGCGCGACTGTGGTGACGACCCCGCTGAAGTCCATCTACTCGGCGTCGACGTCGCACCTGCCGAACTTCCCGATCCTGGGCATCCTGCCGTCGTTGACCGGGGTCGGGAGCAAGTCGCTGATCAGCGAGCAGGACGTGGCCGCCCGGGCGGCCGAGCCGGACGTCACGGAGTTCGCCGCGGCCGGCACCATCGACGCCGAGACCGTCATCGCCGGCAAGCCGGACGCCATCGTGACCGCCGGGTACGACGACCCGGCCTATCCGACCATCGCGGCCGCCGGGATCCCGGTGCTGGCCGATGCCGAATGGCTGGAGAACGACCCGCTGGGCCGGGCCGAGTGGGTCAAGTACTTCGCCGCGCTGACCGGTACCGAGGAGCAGGCGCAGCAGTTCTTCACGACGCTGACCAGCGACTACGAGAAGATCGCGGCCAGCGTCCCGGCCGGGACCACACCGGTGTCGGCCGTCCCCGGCCAGCCGTACCAGGGCACCTGGTACGTGCCCGGCGGCGGCTCGTACTTCAACCGCCTGCTGAAGGACGCGGCCGGCACCACGGCGTGGGCCGACGACCCGTCGACCGGCTCGATCAGCACCGACGTCGAGACGGTGCTGGCCAAGGCCGGCACCGACCCGGTGTGGCTGGCCAGCACCACCTGGACCACCGCCGCGGAAGCGGTGGCCGACGAGCCCCGGGTCGCCGACTTCACCGCCTACCAGCAGGGCAACGTCTGGAACGCGGCCAAGGACGTCACCGCGACCGGGGGCAACAACTTCTACGAGCTGGGTGTCGCCCGGCCCGATCTGGTGCTCGGCGACCTGGTCGCGATCCTGCATCCCGAGCTGGCCCCGAACCACGACTTCGCCTTCTACCTGAAACTGTCGTGAAGCCGGTCCCGGCGCCGACCACCGACCCGTCCGGCGCCGTCGCGGCGCCGGACCGGCCGAGGCGGTCGCGTGCCGGATGGGTGCTGATCGTCCTGGGCGTGGCCGCGCTGGCCGTCAGTGTGCTGTGCGTCGGGATCGGGTCGACCTCGATCCCCGTCGGCGACACCGTCCGCTACCTGGTCACCGGCGGGCACGCCGAGGTCGACCCGACCACCGCGACCCTGCTCTCGCAGGTGCGGCTGCCCCGGGTCCTGACCGCGCTGCTCGCCGGGGCCGCCCTCGGCGTCGCCGGTCTGCTCATGCAGACGCTGTTCGCGAACCCGCTGGCCGACCCGTACATCCTCGGGGTGTCGTCCGGAGCCGGGCTCGGGGTGGCCGTCTCGGTCCTCGGCGCCGGCGCCGTGTCCGGGGTGACCTCGACCGCCGCCGCGTTCTTCAGCTTCGGCACCACCGGGCGGGCGCGGACGGTGGTCGCCGCCGCGGTGGGGGCGCTGGCCGTGCTCGCCCTGGTCCTGGTGATCAGCCGCTGGGTGCGGTCGGTCGTCGCCCTGCTGCTGATCGGCGTGATGATCGGGTCGGCCACCGGCGCGGTCGTGTCCCTGCTGCTGGCCTTCTCCGACCCCGGCCGGGTGCAGCGGTACGTGCTGTGGGGGTTCGGCTCGGTCAGCGGGGTCACCTGGGCCGACCTGCGCTGGTTCGCGCCGTCCGTCGTCGTCGGACTGGCGGTCGCCGCCGTGCTGGCCCGCCCGCTGGACGCCCTGCTGCTCGGTGAGCGGTACGCGGCGTCGATGGGCGTCCCGGTGCGACGGGTCCGGTGGTGGGTGATCATCGCCACCGCCCTGCTGGCCGGGGCGACGACCGCGTTCTGCGGCCCGATCGCCTTCCTCGGCATCGCCGTCCCGCACCTGGCCCGGGCCGCCCTCGGCCGCGGCGACCACCGCCGCCTGCTGCCGGCCTGCGTGCTGATCGGGGTCATCGTCTGCCAGGTCTGCGCCGCCGTCGCCCTGCTGCCCGGAGCGGACGGGGTGCTGCCGCTCAACGTCGTCACCGCGGCGATCGGCGCGCCGGTGGTGGTGGCCGTGCTGCTGCGCAGCCGAACCCTGGCCGCCGGGGCGGCTCGATGAGCACTCCCGCATCCGGCGCCGATCTGACCCTCGACGGGGTCACGGTCGGGTACTCCGGTGGCGGCCCGATCGCCCGCCGACGGGCGACGACGGTGATCCTCGCCGACCTGCACCTGCGGGCCCGGGCCGGTCGGCTGACCGTGCTGCTCGGTGGCAACGGCAGCGGGAAATCCACCCTGCTGCGGTCGGTCGCCGGGTTGCAGCCGCTGCTGGCCGGGACCGTCTCGCTCGGGGACGCCCGACTCGACCGGCTCTCGCCACCGGAGCGGGCCGCCCGGGTCGCCGTCGTGCTCACCGAGTCCTTCGACCCCGGGCTGCTGCGCGGCGCGGACGTCGTCGACCTCGGCCGCTACCCGCACCGCCGCCGGGGCTCGGCGGCCGTGGACTCCCAGGCGGTGCACGAGGCCCTCGCCGCCGTGCACGCCCAGGACCTGGCCCGGGTGCCGCTGGTCCGGATGTCCGACGGCCAACGGCAGCGCGTCATGATCGCCCGGGCCCTGGCGCAGGAACCCGCCCTGCTGCTGCTCGACGAACCGACCGCGTTCCTGGACGCGCCGGCCCGCCTCGAGCTGCTCGCCGTCCTGCAGCGGATCGCCGCCGGCCGGGGCATCCCGGTGGTGCTGTCCAGCCACGACGTCGAACTCGCCGTCCGCTCCGGCCACGATGCCTGGCTGGTCGGCGCACCGACCAGCCAGGGCGTACCGCGACCGGTGACCAGTGGGCCGGTCGACCGGCTCAGCGAGAACGGCTCCATCGGGGCCGCGTTCGACACCGACGCCGTCGCCTTCGACGTCACCACCGGGCGGTTCGGCCTCCGTCCACCGGCAGCGGACTGAACCGGACTACTCGGGCTGCCGGGGCCGGGTCTCCGCGTCCGGTGCCGCCGGCAGATCGGTGCCGTCACCGACGGTCTCCGGCTGCTCGGCCCCCCGCAGGCCCTGTGCGGCGTCCCGGGCCTGCCCGCTGGCGTCCTCGCTCTCGGCCAGCAGATGGTCGGCGTCGCGGATACCGGCGGTCTGCAGGTCCGCCGGACTGGAGAACGGGCTCGGCCGATCGGCCGTGGCCGCTTCGC
This window of the Nakamurella flava genome carries:
- a CDS encoding BlaI/MecI/CopY family transcriptional regulator, with product MTTQRGELERAVVEVLWAADEPLTARAVADHLAGRDLAVTTVLTVLSRLEGKGVVERIRDGRAHTYRAVSSREEHTATLMQQVLDTAGDRSAALARFVGGVSASDAEALRQALEGR
- a CDS encoding M56 family metallopeptidase, producing the protein MLTTAGIAVGYVVAGLLLAGPVSFLLARAGWPARAPGPALLLWQAVCLAAGFSVVGGLVLLSVAPAGHTLTEAIPTWFGSLFAGELRLPWWRWVCGALAAAISAVLLANLAWTTVLTVRRRRAHRRLVDLLTTPRSVARSERPAVVHVLESATAVAYTVPGWHPRVVVSAGLLDLLRPDELTAVVEHERAHLAARHDLLTLPFQAWASALGAVPGVRAAARSVAELVEMLADDVAAGVTGRSAVAAAVARVALSPGVVAETGPVDGRPSGAVPRPGPGAVSADPSGPSAATRVRRQLAPRSLPTGAVVGVLLAAFALLCLPASLLLIAWV
- a CDS encoding ABC transporter substrate-binding protein → MTAATAQPVDGRRPRHPRRALRATAPLATLAAAALLLSACGSGNPAAPASTVTTDAQASTPASGAGLDADGCITDYQPGTDYYPVKSTLEHAKNFTIEYHDSYQVLTVQQPTQGGSPVSYVLVHCGAPTPELSGALTGATVVTTPLKSIYSASTSHLPNFPILGILPSLTGVGSKSLISEQDVAARAAEPDVTEFAAAGTIDAETVIAGKPDAIVTAGYDDPAYPTIAAAGIPVLADAEWLENDPLGRAEWVKYFAALTGTEEQAQQFFTTLTSDYEKIAASVPAGTTPVSAVPGQPYQGTWYVPGGGSYFNRLLKDAAGTTAWADDPSTGSISTDVETVLAKAGTDPVWLASTTWTTAAEAVADEPRVADFTAYQQGNVWNAAKDVTATGGNNFYELGVARPDLVLGDLVAILHPELAPNHDFAFYLKLS
- a CDS encoding iron ABC transporter permease; this encodes MKPVPAPTTDPSGAVAAPDRPRRSRAGWVLIVLGVAALAVSVLCVGIGSTSIPVGDTVRYLVTGGHAEVDPTTATLLSQVRLPRVLTALLAGAALGVAGLLMQTLFANPLADPYILGVSSGAGLGVAVSVLGAGAVSGVTSTAAAFFSFGTTGRARTVVAAAVGALAVLALVLVISRWVRSVVALLLIGVMIGSATGAVVSLLLAFSDPGRVQRYVLWGFGSVSGVTWADLRWFAPSVVVGLAVAAVLARPLDALLLGERYAASMGVPVRRVRWWVIIATALLAGATTAFCGPIAFLGIAVPHLARAALGRGDHRRLLPACVLIGVIVCQVCAAVALLPGADGVLPLNVVTAAIGAPVVVAVLLRSRTLAAGAAR
- a CDS encoding ABC transporter ATP-binding protein: MSTPASGADLTLDGVTVGYSGGGPIARRRATTVILADLHLRARAGRLTVLLGGNGSGKSTLLRSVAGLQPLLAGTVSLGDARLDRLSPPERAARVAVVLTESFDPGLLRGADVVDLGRYPHRRRGSAAVDSQAVHEALAAVHAQDLARVPLVRMSDGQRQRVMIARALAQEPALLLLDEPTAFLDAPARLELLAVLQRIAAGRGIPVVLSSHDVELAVRSGHDAWLVGAPTSQGVPRPVTSGPVDRLSENGSIGAAFDTDAVAFDVTTGRFGLRPPAAD